A single genomic interval of Hyphomicrobium methylovorum harbors:
- a CDS encoding MBL fold metallo-hydrolase, translating to MNYKCTILGCGSSGGVPRVGMNWGACDPANSKNRRLRCSLLVERNGAEGQTSVLIDTSPDFRAQILTTRTTTLDGVLYTHDHADHTHGIDDLRMIAFAMRRRVNVYFDEATRASLMTRFGYCFETPEGSPYMPILNGHLIDGIQPIVIEGAGGPISAQPILQQHGSIPSLGFRFGNFAYSPDVSDLPDSSLPLLEGLDVWIVDALRYTPHESHFSVKQALKWVERLKPKRTILTHMTSELDYDTLLRELPAGVEPAYDGMTIQFD from the coding sequence ATGAACTACAAATGCACCATCCTTGGGTGTGGCTCCTCGGGTGGCGTGCCGCGCGTCGGAATGAACTGGGGTGCGTGCGATCCGGCCAACTCTAAAAACCGTCGTCTCAGGTGCTCGCTGCTGGTCGAGCGCAACGGTGCCGAAGGGCAAACGTCTGTTCTGATCGACACGTCGCCTGATTTTCGCGCGCAGATCCTTACGACGCGGACGACGACACTAGATGGCGTTCTCTATACGCACGATCATGCAGACCATACGCACGGAATTGATGATCTCCGCATGATCGCGTTCGCGATGCGGCGACGTGTGAACGTGTATTTCGACGAGGCGACCCGCGCGAGCCTCATGACGCGCTTCGGATATTGCTTCGAGACGCCAGAGGGATCGCCCTATATGCCCATTCTCAATGGGCATCTGATCGATGGCATTCAGCCCATCGTTATCGAAGGCGCTGGCGGTCCGATTTCCGCGCAGCCGATCCTGCAGCAGCACGGGTCAATCCCGTCGCTCGGATTCCGCTTCGGTAATTTTGCGTATTCGCCAGACGTCAGTGATTTGCCAGACTCGTCGCTACCCCTTCTCGAAGGGCTCGACGTCTGGATCGTCGATGCGTTGCGCTACACGCCGCATGAGAGTCATTTCAGCGTGAAGCAGGCGCTCAAATGGGTGGAGCGGTTGAAGCCGAAGCGGACGATCCTGACGCACATGACGAGCGAACTCGACTACGACACGCTGCTGCGCGAATTGCCAGCCGGAGTCGAACCGGCATACGACGGAATGACGATACAATTCGATTGA